One stretch of Anolis carolinensis isolate JA03-04 chromosome 3, rAnoCar3.1.pri, whole genome shotgun sequence DNA includes these proteins:
- the il10rb gene encoding interleukin-10 receptor subunit beta precursor (The RefSeq protein has 2 substitutions compared to this genomic sequence), translating to MAPRGWPGSLLHLLLCWSVYGMVPEPKNLRLHSVMFDSVLEWDPPDFHKENLVYTVQYKTKISDVFIDLCRRIVSTKCNVSHIPAYSSSTIQVRTEFENEYSNWENVSFTPYRETRIGPPAIQVEATKPGVLNVQLMEPSFTLNDGNRSLKEFYGIVIYRILIWKKYHNTEQVQEVNTTDTFQVIRDLDPMTTYCLKAQAFIAELYKDGQWSEPICTNTTDTGLHPGLLTVTILLVLISFPFFSLIIFYMYRWIKYTFFPSYSLPQHFKEFLSKPSYGSQFLMSHSQEEEHAYNNIIVLSEESKNDASECEIQLSNAEQHLEQSQEENYKPKEDSGCISLIHT from the exons ATGGCCCCACGCGGCTGGCCGGGCTCccttctccacctccttctctgctGGTCTG TATATGGAATGGTACCAGAGCCTAAAAATTTACGCCTTCATTCTGTCATGTTTGATAGTGTTCTCGAATGGGACCCACCCGATTTTCACAAAGAAAACCTGGTTTACACGGTTCAGTACAAAAC AAAAATTAGTGATGTATTCATTGATTTGTGCCGAAGAATTGTCTCCACAAAGTGTAATGTGTCACATATACCTGCATATAGTTCATCCACTATACAAGTCAGAACTGAATTTGAGAATGAATACTCGAATTGGGAGAATGTCAGCTTTACACCATACAGAGAAA CACGTATTGGGCCACCTGCTATACAAGTTGAAGCCACAAAACCTGGAGTTCTGAATGTACAGCTCATAGAACCTAGCTTTACACTCAATGATGGAAACCGTTCCTTGAAGGAATTCTATGGTATTGTAATTTACAGGATTTTAATCTGGAAAAAATACCATAATACTGAACAG GTTCAAGAAGTAAATACAACTGACACTTTCCAAGTAATACGTGACTTGGATCCTATGACAACATATTGTCTCAAGGCTCAAGCATTTATTGCGGAGTTGTATAAAGATGGACAGTGGAGTGAACCCATTTGTACCAATACAACTGACACAG GTTTACATCCAGGATTACTGACTGTTACCATACTGTTAGTGTTGATATCATTTCCTTTCTTCTCCCTAATAATTTTTTACATGTATCGATGGATCAAATATACATTTTTTCCTTCATATTCCTTGCCACAGCATTTCAAAGAG TTTTTAAGCAAACCTTCATATGGTTCACAGTTTCTTATGTCTCACTCACAAGAAGAAGAGCACGCCTATAACAAGATAATTGTTCTCTCTGAGGAGTCAAAAAATGATGCTAGTGAATGTGAGATACAATTGAGCAATGCAGAACAGCACCTTGAACAATCCCAGGAGGAAAACTATAAGCCTAAAGAAGATTCAGGCTGTATATCTTTGATACACACTTAA